Proteins encoded by one window of Xyrauchen texanus isolate HMW12.3.18 chromosome 24, RBS_HiC_50CHRs, whole genome shotgun sequence:
- the mgst3b gene encoding microsomal glutathione S-transferase 3b has protein sequence MAIVSVLPANFGYAIFTYLYSFGMLSYLAIKVGGARKKYKIMYPTMYSDKEPVFNCIQRAHQNTLEVYPQWLVFQTIAALEYPIAASVLGVIWVTSRLSYAWGYSTGDPKKRMQGAYGYIGLFGVILLSISVALKLLGVL, from the exons ATGGCGATTGTGAGCGTTCTCCCGGCCAACTTTGGCTATGCGATCTTTACATATCTGTACAGTTTTGGGATGCTGTCGTATCTCGCGATCAAAGTTGGTGGTGCAAGGAAGAAGTATAAAATAATG TATCCCACCATGTACAGTGATAAGGAGCCAGTGTTCAACTGTATCCAGAGAGCCCATCAGAACACACTGGAGGTGTACCCACAATGGCTGGTCTTTCAGACCATTGCTGCATTAGAGTATCCT ATTGCTGCCTCTGTGTTAGGGGTTATCTGGGTGACAAGCAGATTATCTTATGCCTGGGGTTACTCCACTGGCG ATCCTAAAAAGAGGATGCAGGGTGCGTACGGATACATCGGACTGTTTGGAGTCATTCTGCTCTCCATCTCTGTGGCTCTCAAGCTGCTTGGAGTCCTTTAA